In Pelosinus sp. UFO1, one genomic interval encodes:
- a CDS encoding AI-2E family transporter: protein MIRDSNKVVQSQRESLWKDAIFIFFLVFISLISVLYIYAKSLLILLFITALLFILLDPIVKRVSRSIPHGLAVLLVLIGFFGILAVLVSMIFRTILPDLAGFIREFPAFIIHFDSSIVVNLLPPEFTEYGNQVLRDAVVFAVDIVKESVIPLIRTFSGVAEMIAVPFLTFYLLKDGRKISSSIADFFPPQQVKKFAAFFGDVSIVLGGYIRGQMLISIVSGSVVFVAMYILGLPYAHVLAMVSALSEFVPVIGSVVATVPGTLVALSYSPILAFKVLLFYIILLKVNHNIIYPKVVGKAIKIHPIFIMVTILLFGHLFGITGMLFAVPTVAVGRVWLLHLLGKSNSTS, encoded by the coding sequence GTGATACGTGATAGTAATAAAGTGGTTCAATCCCAGAGGGAGAGTTTGTGGAAGGATGCTATTTTTATTTTTTTCTTGGTATTTATTAGCCTAATCTCTGTATTATATATATATGCGAAATCATTGCTTATTCTATTATTTATAACGGCACTGCTATTTATTTTACTTGATCCTATTGTCAAGAGAGTTTCACGTTCTATCCCTCACGGGTTGGCAGTTCTATTAGTTCTTATTGGCTTTTTTGGTATATTAGCAGTACTCGTGAGTATGATTTTTCGTACGATACTGCCTGATTTGGCAGGCTTTATCCGAGAGTTTCCAGCTTTTATTATTCACTTCGATTCATCCATCGTAGTCAATTTGTTGCCTCCTGAGTTTACTGAATATGGAAACCAGGTGTTGCGGGATGCCGTAGTTTTTGCTGTGGATATAGTAAAGGAATCGGTTATTCCCTTAATACGTACCTTTTCAGGGGTTGCGGAAATGATTGCTGTACCTTTTTTAACTTTTTACTTATTAAAAGACGGACGGAAAATTTCGTCTTCCATCGCTGATTTTTTTCCTCCTCAGCAAGTGAAAAAATTTGCAGCTTTTTTTGGTGATGTAAGTATTGTACTGGGGGGGTATATTAGGGGACAAATGCTAATTTCCATCGTTTCTGGTAGTGTTGTTTTTGTAGCAATGTATATTTTAGGTCTGCCTTATGCCCACGTACTTGCTATGGTTTCTGCCTTATCGGAATTCGTTCCTGTAATTGGCTCGGTAGTAGCAACTGTCCCAGGAACTTTAGTTGCTTTATCTTATTCGCCAATACTGGCCTTTAAAGTGCTATTGTTTTATATTATTTTGCTAAAGGTAAATCACAATATTATATATCCTAAGGTAGTTGGCAAAGCCATCAAGATTCATCCCATATTTATTATGGTTACCATTTTGCTCTTTGGACATCTTTTTGGGATTACTGGTATGTTATTTGCTGTACCGACTGTCGCTGTAGGTAGAGTATGGTTACTACACTTGCTTGGTAAATCGAATAGCACTTCATGA